In the genome of Prosthecobacter sp., one region contains:
- a CDS encoding PSD1 and planctomycete cytochrome C domain-containing protein, which yields MKHTLSFLLVASSLHAADTAFFESKIRPVLVKHCYECHSAESGKSKGGLMLDTKHGIREGGETGPAVVPGDAAKSLLLTAIKHSDPDLEMPPKEPQLPPSVIADFETWIKAGAADPRESAVKVAERPPVDLEAGRKFWSYQKPKQVAGSIDGFIQAKLKEDGLVSAPEAEPVALLRRLYFDLIGLPPTPKEVKAFSMDKLEATVDELLKSPRFGERWGRHWLDVARFAESNGRESNLTFPHAWRYRDYVIDAVNADVPFDRFITEQIAGDLLTAKDDAERARLLVATGFLAFGPKGLNEQNKAQFAADVADEQLDTVTRAVMASSVACARCHDHKTEPFSMEDYYALAGIFKSTQTFYGNWIDSENNNHGHLIRLPEVPGQIIPNRPVSAERVKQLKSDLAKLNQKEKDQQAYALKAKLEGRDISGEFYEMLRIAIGILWTRGGLEGQLETVDDQGRALPLCMGVQDAKRIQDSQLYVRGEIAHPVKAVPRGFPRVIEVKGSVSKQQSGRLEFAQWLTSRDNPLTARVMANRVWRHLFGAGLVRTVDNFGFSGERSSHPELLDHLAIKFMDSGWSVKSLIREIVFSKTYRQASTHRTDAFEKDPDNRLLWRAPKRRLDAEVIRDSMLAVSGLLDTSRRPGSLVAELDGQSVSLIGFNTKLPPDLDGSKRRSIYLPVLRDNLPDVLEQFDVANPNLVTGDRDVTNVPLQALYLMNGPFVQEQAAALAQRVMKEKLNLPERIRRAFALCFNRAPDAKEQQLAESFFQTAAGDETKLMTAYCHALLSSAEFRFAD from the coding sequence ATGAAACACACCCTTTCATTTCTGCTCGTGGCCAGCAGTCTTCATGCCGCCGACACAGCCTTCTTTGAATCGAAGATCCGCCCGGTGCTCGTGAAGCACTGCTACGAATGCCACTCCGCTGAGTCCGGTAAATCGAAGGGCGGACTGATGCTCGACACGAAACACGGCATCCGCGAAGGCGGCGAGACAGGACCGGCGGTCGTGCCGGGCGATGCGGCGAAAAGCCTGCTGCTCACCGCGATCAAGCACAGCGATCCTGATCTCGAAATGCCGCCGAAGGAGCCGCAGTTGCCTCCATCGGTCATCGCGGACTTTGAAACGTGGATCAAAGCGGGTGCTGCTGATCCGCGTGAGTCAGCGGTGAAAGTGGCGGAGCGTCCGCCGGTGGATTTGGAAGCTGGGAGAAAGTTTTGGAGCTATCAAAAACCAAAACAGGTTGCCGGGAGCATTGATGGCTTCATTCAGGCGAAGCTGAAGGAAGACGGGCTGGTTTCTGCGCCGGAGGCGGAACCGGTGGCGCTGCTGCGCAGGCTGTATTTTGACCTGATCGGCCTGCCGCCGACTCCGAAGGAGGTGAAGGCGTTTTCGATGGATAAGCTGGAGGCGACTGTGGACGAGCTTTTGAAAAGCCCGCGCTTTGGCGAGCGCTGGGGCCGTCACTGGCTGGATGTGGCGCGGTTTGCGGAGTCGAACGGGCGTGAGTCGAATCTGACCTTCCCGCATGCATGGCGGTATCGCGACTACGTCATCGATGCTGTGAATGCAGACGTGCCGTTTGACCGCTTCATCACCGAGCAGATCGCGGGCGATCTTCTGACCGCGAAGGATGATGCCGAGCGCGCACGCCTACTCGTCGCGACGGGATTTCTCGCCTTTGGTCCGAAGGGATTGAATGAACAGAACAAAGCGCAGTTTGCCGCTGATGTGGCCGATGAGCAGCTCGACACCGTGACACGCGCGGTGATGGCAAGTTCAGTGGCCTGTGCACGCTGCCATGATCACAAGACGGAGCCGTTCAGCATGGAGGACTACTATGCGCTGGCGGGCATTTTCAAAAGCACGCAGACTTTTTACGGCAACTGGATCGACTCCGAGAACAACAACCACGGCCATCTCATCCGCCTGCCGGAAGTGCCCGGACAAATCATCCCGAACCGTCCGGTGTCCGCAGAGCGTGTGAAGCAGCTCAAGAGCGACCTGGCGAAGCTCAATCAAAAGGAGAAGGACCAGCAGGCCTACGCGCTGAAGGCGAAGTTGGAGGGCCGCGACATCAGCGGCGAGTTTTACGAGATGCTGCGCATCGCCATCGGCATCCTGTGGACGCGCGGCGGGCTCGAAGGCCAGCTCGAAACAGTGGATGACCAAGGCCGCGCACTGCCGCTGTGCATGGGGGTCCAGGACGCGAAACGCATCCAGGACTCGCAGCTCTATGTTCGTGGTGAGATCGCGCATCCAGTGAAGGCGGTGCCGCGTGGTTTTCCGCGTGTGATTGAAGTTAAAGGCAGCGTGTCGAAGCAGCAAAGCGGCCGCCTCGAATTCGCGCAGTGGCTCACCAGCCGCGATAACCCGCTCACCGCCCGCGTGATGGCGAATCGTGTGTGGCGTCATCTGTTTGGCGCGGGATTGGTGCGCACGGTGGATAATTTTGGCTTCAGTGGCGAGCGTTCGAGCCACCCGGAGCTGCTGGATCATCTCGCGATCAAGTTCATGGACAGCGGCTGGTCGGTGAAGTCGCTGATCCGAGAAATCGTGTTCTCCAAGACTTATCGGCAGGCTTCGACGCATCGTACGGATGCTTTCGAGAAAGATCCCGACAACCGGCTGCTTTGGCGTGCCCCCAAACGACGCCTCGATGCCGAGGTGATCCGAGACTCGATGCTCGCTGTCTCCGGCTTGCTCGACACGTCCCGCAGACCAGGATCGCTCGTGGCGGAACTGGATGGGCAGTCGGTGTCGTTGATCGGCTTCAACACCAAACTGCCGCCGGACCTCGATGGCTCGAAGCGCCGCTCGATTTACCTGCCCGTGCTCCGCGACAACCTGCCCGACGTGCTGGAGCAGTTCGATGTGGCGAATCCGAATCTCGTCACCGGCGATCGTGATGTGACGAACGTGCCGCTGCAAGCCCTCTACCTCATGAACGGCCCCTTCGTGCAGGAGCAAGCCGCCGCATTGGCCCAGCGTGTGATGAAGGAGAAGCTCAATCTACCAGAGCGTATCCGTCGTGCCTTCGCACTGTGTTTCAATCGGGCCCCCGATGCTAAAGAACAGCAACTCGCCGAGTCCTTCTTCCAAACCGCTGCTGGCGACGAAACAAAGCTCATGACGGCCTATTGCCATGCGCTGCTGTCGAGCGCGGAGTTCCGCTTTGCGGATTGA
- a CDS encoding sigma-70 family RNA polymerase sigma factor, whose amino-acid sequence MDTTNQPPLLERLFTESAGDLTRYFARRHGGAEGVQDLVQETFLEMARGLRDGKSPKCARGYLFGIARHLSQAAWSKRAEVIPLNAELHDVAEPTRDDRVEAARETISALEPVQREILDLRFAQGLSYAEIAEALGIPIGTVRSRLHHAVAEVRHRLESEINP is encoded by the coding sequence GTGGACACCACGAACCAACCACCCTTGCTCGAACGCCTCTTCACCGAGAGCGCGGGGGATCTGACGCGCTACTTCGCGCGTCGCCATGGCGGTGCGGAAGGTGTGCAGGACTTGGTGCAGGAGACGTTTCTGGAAATGGCGCGCGGCTTGCGTGATGGGAAGTCGCCGAAATGCGCGCGCGGGTATTTGTTTGGCATCGCGCGGCATCTGAGCCAGGCGGCGTGGTCGAAACGTGCGGAGGTGATTCCGCTGAACGCGGAGTTACATGATGTCGCCGAGCCGACTCGGGATGACCGCGTGGAAGCCGCGAGGGAGACAATCTCTGCGCTGGAGCCTGTGCAGCGCGAGATCTTGGATCTGCGCTTCGCCCAGGGGCTGTCGTATGCGGAGATCGCCGAGGCCTTGGGCATTCCCATCGGCACTGTGCGTTCGCGTTTGCATCACGCGGTCGCGGAGGTTCGGCACCGTCTTGAATCTGAAATCAACCCCTGA
- a CDS encoding polysaccharide pyruvyl transferase family protein, giving the protein MNRRHFIRSAAALPFISALAAEKPKRLILRSSWQTVNIGDIAHTPGVLALLEKHLPEVEVRLWPSKVDNGVEEMLNARFPKVKIIRGEEVKKAFEECDFLLHGSGPSLVAQNDVAKWSKATGKPYGVYGITFSSQGSTATKPSSDKSILSTIDVFNGAKFVYFRDSVSLELAKSKGCTRPLMEYGPDGAFAVDLKDDAKAEAFLKANGLEEGKFLCCIPRLRFTPYWTIPEKKASKDETKHARNEAMKEHDCKPLRDAIVSVIQQTDLKILLCPEDKTQMAVNKEMLYDKLPEDMKARVVWRENYWLTDEAISTYRRSAGLFGHEMHSPIMCIGNGIPAIVCRWAEQTSKGYMWRDIGLNEWLFDLDKEEELQNVVATVLAMAKDPAGSKAKAAKARDFVMGRFAASMAVVKSHLPA; this is encoded by the coding sequence ATGAACCGCCGCCACTTCATCCGCTCCGCCGCCGCGCTGCCTTTCATTTCAGCGCTTGCTGCGGAGAAACCCAAGCGCCTCATCCTGCGTTCGTCGTGGCAGACGGTGAACATCGGCGACATCGCGCACACGCCGGGTGTGCTGGCGCTTTTGGAAAAACATCTTCCAGAGGTCGAGGTGCGGCTGTGGCCGAGCAAGGTGGACAACGGCGTTGAGGAAATGCTGAACGCACGTTTTCCGAAGGTGAAGATCATTCGCGGTGAGGAGGTGAAGAAGGCCTTCGAGGAGTGTGACTTCCTGCTCCATGGCTCCGGGCCGTCGCTGGTGGCGCAGAACGATGTGGCGAAGTGGAGCAAGGCCACCGGCAAGCCTTACGGCGTGTATGGCATCACGTTTTCGTCGCAGGGTTCCACAGCGACGAAGCCGTCGTCGGACAAATCCATCTTATCGACGATCGACGTGTTCAATGGAGCGAAGTTTGTGTATTTCCGCGACTCGGTGTCGCTCGAACTCGCGAAAAGCAAAGGCTGCACCCGCCCGCTCATGGAATATGGCCCCGACGGTGCCTTTGCGGTCGATTTGAAGGACGATGCGAAGGCGGAGGCGTTCCTGAAGGCCAACGGCCTCGAAGAGGGCAAATTCCTCTGCTGCATCCCGCGTCTGCGCTTCACGCCCTACTGGACGATTCCCGAAAAGAAGGCCTCGAAGGACGAAACGAAGCATGCCCGCAACGAGGCGATGAAGGAGCACGACTGCAAACCGCTGCGCGATGCGATTGTCAGCGTGATCCAGCAGACCGATCTCAAAATCCTGCTCTGCCCCGAAGACAAAACGCAGATGGCCGTGAACAAGGAGATGCTCTACGACAAGCTGCCGGAAGACATGAAGGCACGCGTGGTGTGGCGCGAGAACTACTGGCTCACCGACGAGGCCATCAGCACCTATCGCCGCAGCGCCGGCCTGTTCGGTCACGAGATGCACAGCCCGATCATGTGCATCGGCAACGGCATCCCCGCCATCGTCTGCCGCTGGGCCGAGCAAACGAGCAAAGGCTACATGTGGCGCGACATCGGCCTCAACGAGTGGCTCTTCGACCTGGACAAGGAAGAGGAGTTGCAAAACGTGGTCGCCACAGTGCTTGCGATGGCGAAAGATCCCGCCGGATCAAAGGCGAAGGCCGCGAAGGCGCGTGATTTTGTGATGGGCAGATTTGCCGCCAGCATGGCCGTGGTGAAAAGCCATCTTCCGGCGTGA